A single window of Oceanococcus atlanticus DNA harbors:
- the clpS gene encoding ATP-dependent Clp protease adapter ClpS has product MAEHETERYGNTAVEEAPPKLQRPPMYKVVLLNDDYTPMEFVVHILQKYFRLGHEQAVQVMLEVHTKGAGVAGTYTAEIAETKVAQVNRYARENEHPLMCTMEKA; this is encoded by the coding sequence ATGGCTGAACATGAGACAGAACGCTACGGCAACACCGCCGTCGAAGAGGCGCCGCCCAAACTGCAGCGCCCGCCGATGTACAAGGTTGTGCTGTTGAACGACGACTACACCCCGATGGAGTTTGTGGTCCATATCCTGCAGAAGTATTTCAGGCTCGGGCATGAGCAGGCGGTGCAAGTCATGCTCGAGGTTCACACCAAAGGTGCAGGTGTGGCCGGAACCTACACGGCAGAGATTGCCGAGACCAAGGTGGCTCAGGTCAACCGGTATGCGCGGGAAAATGAACACCCGCTGATGTGTACGATGGAGAAAGCGTGA
- a CDS encoding CHASE2 domain-containing protein gives MHTLIRFVLTSFILVGFLLHLNGFWTISLIEQVERLTYDARVRASVLNEVDDRIAIIDIDEKSLAEEGQWPWPRRKLGAVVDVLYQHYGIQALALDSVFPEPDGHSGLPWLGALEGSDVGQLEGVQRWIGQQRKVWDDDRVFAAALQRHEPVLGFVLKGLGGAEAQLGQLPPAVVDDARQMPASYIRATSYTANLDTLQAATPYAGFFDNPTLDSDGVFRRVPLLQQHDDAVYGSLALMTLARALSDTREPAQIELEYDARGGPRNALNLEYLRVGTYRVPVDENVAVLVPYRGAQGSFPYFSVSDVLHQRVDPEALRGRIAILGTTAPGLKDHRTTPVGVAYAGVEVHANIISGILDDRIKHKVPYLVGIETTMLVVISLIFTLLFPRVSPLLGTLMVGGMVVGLAGLSFGLWRTADFVVPLGGPLLFLFILVLVQMTYGYFVEARAKREVARLFGHYVPPELVSEMAQDTLAAEMRSDSREMTVLFSDIRNFTSISERLPPQELTALMNEFLTPLTEVIHRHRGTIDKYMGDAVMAFWGAPLPDEQHARRALQAALEMVGCMRRLADEFRARGLPELRIGVGINTGVMSVGNMGSQFRMAYTVLGDAVNLGSRLEGLTKQYGVSVICGDSTRRLVDDWAYRDLDRVRVKGKVEPVGIFEPLGVRAELDAQTRKELKHYRDALLAYRNQSWSEAELQFYQLQKSRPDPHPIYQVYLDRIEIFKRMPPGPEWDGVFTHTSK, from the coding sequence ATGCACACTCTGATTCGATTTGTGCTGACGAGTTTCATACTCGTCGGCTTTCTTCTGCACCTTAACGGGTTCTGGACGATCAGTTTGATCGAACAGGTCGAGCGCTTGACCTATGACGCGCGCGTTAGAGCCAGTGTGCTGAATGAAGTTGACGATCGTATTGCGATCATCGACATCGACGAAAAATCGCTGGCCGAAGAGGGCCAGTGGCCCTGGCCTCGGCGCAAGCTGGGGGCAGTGGTCGACGTGCTTTACCAGCACTATGGCATCCAGGCGCTGGCGCTGGATTCGGTGTTTCCAGAACCCGATGGCCATTCCGGCCTGCCCTGGCTAGGGGCTCTGGAGGGCTCGGATGTTGGCCAGCTTGAAGGGGTGCAGCGTTGGATCGGTCAACAGCGCAAGGTGTGGGATGACGACCGTGTATTCGCGGCCGCTTTGCAGCGCCATGAGCCGGTGTTGGGTTTCGTGCTCAAGGGCTTGGGCGGTGCAGAAGCGCAGCTTGGTCAGTTACCGCCGGCGGTGGTTGATGATGCGCGCCAGATGCCGGCTTCCTACATACGCGCAACCAGTTATACGGCCAATCTCGACACCTTGCAGGCGGCCACGCCGTATGCCGGTTTTTTTGACAACCCCACGCTGGACAGTGATGGGGTGTTCCGGCGCGTACCGCTGCTGCAGCAACATGATGACGCGGTTTACGGATCACTGGCTTTGATGACTCTGGCGCGGGCATTGAGTGACACCCGCGAGCCTGCTCAGATTGAACTGGAATATGACGCTCGCGGCGGTCCGCGCAATGCGCTTAACCTGGAGTATCTGCGTGTTGGCACCTACCGGGTGCCGGTCGACGAAAACGTGGCCGTCCTGGTGCCCTATAGAGGCGCGCAAGGCAGCTTTCCGTACTTCTCTGTTTCGGATGTCTTGCATCAACGGGTTGACCCTGAAGCACTGCGCGGCCGGATTGCGATTCTGGGGACCACCGCGCCGGGCTTGAAGGATCACCGCACCACGCCAGTGGGCGTGGCCTATGCGGGGGTCGAAGTCCACGCCAATATCATCTCCGGCATTCTCGACGACCGCATCAAGCACAAGGTCCCTTACCTGGTTGGTATTGAAACCACCATGCTGGTGGTGATCAGTTTGATTTTTACCCTGCTGTTTCCACGGGTTTCGCCGTTGCTGGGCACCCTGATGGTTGGCGGTATGGTGGTCGGGCTGGCGGGTTTGTCGTTTGGTTTGTGGCGCACCGCAGATTTTGTTGTGCCGCTGGGTGGGCCGTTGCTGTTCCTGTTCATCCTTGTGCTGGTGCAGATGACCTACGGCTATTTCGTGGAGGCGCGGGCCAAGCGTGAGGTGGCGCGCCTGTTTGGCCATTATGTGCCGCCCGAACTGGTCAGCGAGATGGCCCAGGATACGCTGGCGGCGGAGATGCGCTCAGACAGCCGGGAAATGACCGTGTTGTTTTCCGACATTCGCAACTTCACCAGCATTTCTGAGCGTCTGCCGCCGCAGGAATTGACCGCGTTGATGAACGAGTTCCTGACTCCGCTGACCGAGGTTATCCATCGTCACCGCGGCACCATCGACAAGTACATGGGGGATGCCGTCATGGCTTTCTGGGGGGCGCCGTTGCCGGATGAGCAGCATGCGCGCCGCGCGCTGCAGGCGGCCCTGGAGATGGTCGGATGCATGCGCCGTCTGGCCGATGAGTTTCGTGCCCGGGGCCTGCCCGAACTGCGCATTGGAGTGGGGATTAACACCGGCGTGATGAGTGTCGGCAACATGGGTTCGCAGTTCCGCATGGCATACACCGTGCTTGGTGATGCTGTGAACTTGGGCTCAAGGCTGGAAGGTTTGACCAAGCAGTACGGTGTGTCGGTGATTTGTGGTGACAGCACCCGTCGTCTGGTGGATGACTGGGCCTACCGTGACCTTGACCGGGTCCGGGTCAAGGGCAAGGTCGAGCCGGTGGGGATTTTTGAGCCGCTGGGTGTGCGCGCCGAACTGGATGCACAGACGCGCAAGGAGCTCAAGCACTACCGTGATGCCTTGCTGGCTTACCGCAATCAAAGCTGGTCTGAGGCGGAGTTGCAGTTCTACCAGTTGCAGAAATCGCGGCCGGATCCACATCCCATTTATCAGGTGTATCTGGATCGCATCGAGATCTTCAAGCGCATGCCGCCGGGGCCGGAATGGGACGGTGTCTTTACTCACACCAGCAAGTGA
- the gspC gene encoding type II secretion system protein GspC, with protein sequence MNSQLSPQTIARLQKTVPLLAALLLAVLLGVQLAKLIWLLVPAPEQGLWAPRPAEPAQASAAQRPSSTINVAAIQQAKLFGEFRPEAAIAQAQSTEDAPDTNLRLKLRGILAMQDAADSRALIEQTRGELKAYAVGMAIPGGAELHSIYVDRVLLERGGRLETLRLEKDEVVDTSPRNTASATSSRALGGSAPRILDAATSAKLSTIRNELLNDPTKASQYLRVQPARSNGAMRGYRIYPGRNRELFQQAGLRPGDIVTSVNGVSLDDPSKSFQLLGDLSSAQQLNLQIERGGQLQSVSVNLN encoded by the coding sequence TTGAACTCGCAACTTTCCCCTCAAACCATCGCCCGGCTGCAGAAAACCGTCCCGCTGCTGGCGGCATTGCTGCTCGCGGTGCTGTTGGGAGTTCAGCTGGCCAAGCTGATCTGGCTGCTGGTGCCAGCACCGGAACAAGGCCTGTGGGCACCACGCCCGGCTGAGCCTGCTCAGGCCTCTGCGGCGCAAAGACCAAGCTCAACCATCAATGTGGCGGCAATACAGCAGGCCAAGCTTTTCGGCGAGTTCCGCCCTGAAGCGGCCATCGCCCAGGCGCAATCCACCGAAGATGCACCGGATACCAACTTGCGTCTGAAATTGCGCGGCATTCTGGCCATGCAGGATGCGGCCGATTCTCGCGCCTTGATCGAGCAAACCCGCGGCGAGCTCAAAGCTTACGCGGTGGGCATGGCGATTCCCGGCGGCGCAGAGCTGCACAGCATTTATGTCGACCGTGTGCTGCTCGAACGCGGCGGCCGGCTGGAAACCTTGCGCCTGGAAAAAGATGAGGTTGTCGACACTTCACCGCGCAACACGGCCTCAGCAACCAGCTCACGAGCGCTTGGCGGCTCCGCCCCCCGCATACTCGACGCGGCCACCTCGGCCAAACTTTCGACCATCCGCAACGAATTGCTCAACGATCCGACCAAGGCCTCGCAATACCTGCGCGTACAGCCGGCCCGAAGCAATGGCGCAATGCGCGGCTACAGAATTTACCCGGGCCGCAACCGCGAACTGTTCCAACAGGCCGGCCTGCGCCCTGGCGACATCGTGACCTCGGTCAACGGTGTCTCGCTGGACGACCCGAGCAAGAGCTTTCAGTTGCTGGGCGATCTGAGCTCAGCCCAACAACTCAATCTGCAAATAGAACGCGGCGGGCAGTTGCAGTCCGTCAGTGTGAATCTCAACTAG